From Chelatococcus sp. YT9, a single genomic window includes:
- a CDS encoding amino acid ABC transporter permease, whose translation MFQTFSFNHVLFLAQAGLWTLLLSFMALFGGAIFGALIMLARISLYAPLRFIAKAYIYVIQGTPLLVLLFIAYFGLAFAGYDVPALVAAGFAFTLYAAAFLGEIWRGSIEAIGKGQWEGAAAIGLNWPKTMRFVIVPQAVRVAIPPTVGFFVQLVKNTALASIIGFVELTRAGQIVANATYQPLSVYLTVAAMYFVLCSCLSFASRRLDEKFHNNGVHQPIT comes from the coding sequence ATGTTCCAGACCTTTTCCTTCAACCATGTGCTTTTCCTGGCGCAGGCCGGACTGTGGACGCTGCTTCTGTCGTTCATGGCGCTCTTTGGCGGGGCAATCTTCGGAGCGTTGATCATGCTTGCGCGCATATCGCTCTACGCGCCGCTACGCTTCATCGCCAAAGCCTATATTTACGTCATCCAGGGTACCCCGCTCCTCGTCCTCCTCTTCATCGCATATTTCGGGCTGGCCTTCGCGGGTTATGACGTGCCGGCGCTGGTCGCGGCCGGCTTCGCCTTCACCCTCTACGCGGCAGCCTTTCTCGGCGAGATCTGGCGTGGCTCGATCGAGGCGATCGGCAAGGGGCAATGGGAAGGCGCGGCTGCGATCGGGCTCAACTGGCCCAAGACCATGCGCTTCGTCATCGTGCCGCAGGCGGTGCGTGTCGCCATTCCGCCGACAGTGGGCTTCTTCGTTCAACTCGTGAAGAACACTGCCCTGGCTTCCATCATCGGCTTCGTGGAATTGACCCGCGCTGGCCAGATCGTCGCCAATGCCACCTATCAACCGCTGAGCGTCTATCTGACGGTCGCGGCGATGTATTTCGTCCTGTGCTCATGCCTGTCGTTTGCGAGCCGACGCTTGGACGAGAAGTTTCACAATAATGGCGTCCATCAGCCGATAACCTAG
- a CDS encoding CoA-transferase: protein MAQFLPLAQAVAENLNDGDVVAFEGFTHLIPTAAAHEAIRQNFKDLTLIRMTPDLVYDQMIGMGMARKVIFSYAGNPGVGLLRRMRDAIENGFPHPLAIEEHSHAAMANAYEAGAAGLPCAVFRGYRGAGLAEVNPNIRQVTCPFTGEVLAAVPALRPDVTFIHAQKANKRGDVLIEGIIGIQKEAVLAAKRAVVTVEEVVDDFEGLHPNLTVLPAWTVTAISVVPGGSHPSYTQGYYARDNAAYLEWDEIAADRHRFRDWMQRNVMEAGVEDFAGRVAHLRKAA from the coding sequence ATGGCGCAGTTTCTGCCACTGGCCCAAGCAGTGGCCGAGAACCTCAATGATGGCGATGTCGTCGCTTTTGAGGGGTTCACCCATCTCATCCCGACAGCGGCGGCGCATGAAGCGATTCGGCAGAACTTCAAGGATCTGACACTCATCCGCATGACGCCGGACCTGGTCTATGACCAGATGATCGGCATGGGCATGGCCCGGAAGGTGATCTTCTCCTATGCCGGCAACCCGGGGGTCGGGTTGCTGCGACGCATGCGGGACGCGATTGAGAACGGCTTTCCACATCCCCTTGCCATCGAGGAGCATAGCCACGCCGCGATGGCCAACGCCTACGAGGCCGGCGCCGCCGGACTGCCCTGCGCCGTCTTTCGCGGCTATCGCGGCGCCGGCCTCGCTGAGGTCAACCCCAACATCAGGCAGGTCACCTGCCCCTTCACAGGGGAGGTTCTCGCCGCAGTGCCGGCTCTGCGCCCGGACGTCACCTTCATCCACGCCCAGAAGGCGAACAAACGGGGCGATGTCCTGATCGAGGGTATCATCGGCATCCAGAAGGAAGCCGTCCTCGCCGCCAAGCGCGCGGTCGTCACCGTCGAGGAGGTGGTGGACGACTTCGAGGGCCTTCACCCGAACCTGACCGTGCTGCCGGCATGGACCGTGACGGCGATCTCGGTAGTACCCGGCGGCTCACATCCGTCCTACACGCAAGGCTACTATGCCCGCGACAATGCCGCCTATCTCGAATGGGACGAAATCGCCGCCGACCGCCACCGATTCCGGGACTGGATGCAGAGAAACGTCATGGAAGCGGGCGTCGAGGATTTTGCCGGCCGGGTCGCGCATCTGAGGAAGGCAGCATGA
- a CDS encoding amino acid ABC transporter ATP-binding protein: MTSPAPSAGSASGPAPFVALQDITKYFGSFQALDRVNLDVRRGERIVICGPSGSGKSTLIRCINGLEQVHSGSIVIDGAVLSSERRALIALRRDVGMVFQHFNLFPHLTVLENCMLAPVEVRGQARREAREVALSFLRKVRIEDQAEKYPTQLSGGQQQRVAIARALCMQPKIMLFDEPTSALDPEMVKEVLDTMVALAEEGMTMLVVTHEMGFARQVADRVIFMDRGRILEEAPPAAFFEAPRHVRTRAFLAQLLH; this comes from the coding sequence ATGACTAGCCCCGCGCCGTCGGCCGGTTCCGCATCCGGCCCCGCGCCCTTCGTAGCTCTCCAGGACATCACGAAGTACTTTGGGTCGTTCCAAGCGCTTGATCGCGTGAACCTCGACGTGCGCCGCGGCGAGCGCATCGTCATCTGCGGGCCATCGGGCTCAGGCAAGTCCACGCTCATTCGCTGCATCAACGGTCTGGAGCAGGTGCACAGCGGATCGATCGTCATCGATGGCGCTGTTCTCAGCAGCGAGCGCCGGGCCCTGATCGCATTGCGGCGGGACGTCGGCATGGTGTTCCAGCATTTCAACCTGTTCCCTCACCTTACCGTGCTGGAGAACTGCATGCTGGCGCCGGTGGAGGTGCGGGGACAGGCGCGACGCGAGGCGCGCGAGGTCGCTTTGTCTTTTCTGCGCAAGGTGCGCATAGAGGATCAGGCCGAGAAATATCCGACACAGCTGTCCGGCGGACAGCAACAGCGGGTCGCAATAGCGCGGGCGCTGTGCATGCAGCCGAAGATCATGTTGTTCGACGAGCCGACCTCCGCGCTCGATCCGGAGATGGTCAAGGAGGTGCTCGACACCATGGTTGCCCTTGCGGAGGAAGGAATGACCATGCTGGTGGTGACCCATGAGATGGGGTTTGCGCGGCAGGTTGCGGACCGTGTGATTTTCATGGATCGCGGCCGCATCCTCGAGGAAGCGCCGCCCGCCGCATTCTTCGAAGCCCCGCGCCATGTGCGCACCCGCGCCTTCCTTGCGCAGCTTCTGCACTGA
- a CDS encoding UxaA family hydrolase encodes MVAEPELQDELDGRVILLGPNDNVVVVRRRIEAGSAVRIGTREVVLPKDVPLGHKLASRDIEIGEKIIKYGAPIGSATTDIRAGEHVHVHNMKSDYTATYTLDDARARHGDAT; translated from the coding sequence ATGGTAGCTGAACCAGAACTGCAGGATGAACTCGACGGACGGGTGATCCTACTCGGGCCGAACGACAACGTGGTTGTGGTTCGTCGGCGGATCGAGGCGGGCAGCGCGGTGCGTATCGGCACGCGTGAAGTGGTTCTGCCCAAAGATGTTCCTCTTGGCCACAAGCTAGCATCCAGGGATATTGAGATTGGCGAGAAGATCATCAAGTATGGCGCGCCCATCGGCTCTGCAACCACGGACATACGTGCAGGCGAACACGTGCATGTCCACAATATGAAGAGCGATTATACCGCGACCTATACGCTCGATGACGCGCGCGCGCGCCACGGAGACGCGACATGA
- a CDS encoding IclR family transcriptional regulator C-terminal domain-containing protein → MDLTAEKPSRDLVGSLGRGLAVLEILAAHPSGMTLTEMAAKAGLTRAGARRFLLTLVEAGYATQSGRRFLLSPKLLSVARLWLGGTSLWSYAEPILRWVAEELGESCSASALSGDDVVYVARVPGPYIVMTDLHIGARLPAYCTSMGRVLLSGLAAGELEAFLARAKLGKRTPNTVTDPRELGELIRMAASQGYAIVDEELELGLRSIAVPVHDRSGDIAAAINVSTQKDRFSVAEMERVFLPVLLKAKRRVEDFFVLQ, encoded by the coding sequence ATGGACCTAACCGCTGAGAAGCCGTCCCGCGATCTCGTGGGCTCACTGGGGCGAGGGCTTGCCGTGCTCGAGATCTTGGCCGCGCACCCGTCCGGGATGACTCTCACGGAGATGGCCGCGAAGGCAGGGCTGACGCGCGCCGGGGCACGCCGCTTCCTGCTCACTTTGGTGGAGGCAGGTTACGCAACGCAGTCCGGCCGGCGCTTCTTGCTATCGCCCAAGCTGCTGTCGGTGGCTCGGCTGTGGCTGGGCGGAACCAGTCTATGGTCCTATGCGGAGCCTATCTTGCGATGGGTCGCTGAAGAACTCGGAGAATCCTGTTCGGCGTCGGCCCTTTCGGGCGATGATGTCGTTTATGTCGCGCGCGTGCCTGGTCCCTATATCGTCATGACGGACCTGCACATAGGGGCACGATTGCCGGCCTATTGTACGTCGATGGGGCGTGTGCTGCTTTCGGGCCTCGCCGCCGGGGAGCTCGAAGCGTTCCTCGCGCGAGCAAAGCTTGGAAAGCGGACGCCGAACACTGTCACGGATCCCCGCGAACTCGGCGAACTGATTCGCATGGCGGCAAGCCAAGGCTATGCCATCGTTGACGAGGAGCTGGAGCTCGGCTTGCGGTCAATCGCCGTGCCTGTCCATGATCGCTCCGGAGATATCGCGGCCGCGATCAACGTCTCCACGCAGAAAGACCGGTTCTCCGTCGCTGAGATGGAGAGGGTCTTTCTGCCCGTGCTGCTCAAGGCGAAGCGCCGCGTCGAGGACTTCTTCGTTCTCCAGTGA
- a CDS encoding amino acid ABC transporter permease, with translation MFYFDFSGTLARWPEFVHAGLYTILLSAAAMLLGLVIGIVGAFARLSSIKPARFIAGSYVEIIRNTPFLVQIYIVYFGLPAVGIRLDALTAGILSLSLYAGAYITEIARAGIETVDKGQVEAARALGLSPYLTFRHVILKPAMAAVYPALTSQFILVMLATSVVSVISIPELTGVANDIQGLTFRSLEAFLIVAVIYLGLTAAFKGLFTVFDRTLFAFKYVGR, from the coding sequence ATGTTCTATTTCGATTTTTCGGGAACGCTTGCCCGGTGGCCTGAGTTCGTGCACGCGGGCCTATACACGATCCTGCTGTCGGCTGCGGCAATGCTGCTTGGGCTTGTCATCGGCATCGTCGGAGCATTCGCTCGCCTGTCTTCGATAAAGCCGGCGCGCTTCATTGCTGGATCCTATGTCGAAATCATTAGAAACACGCCGTTCCTGGTACAGATATACATCGTATACTTTGGACTACCCGCAGTAGGGATACGGTTGGACGCGCTGACGGCCGGCATCCTGTCGCTCTCGCTTTACGCAGGCGCCTATATCACCGAGATTGCCCGCGCCGGCATCGAGACGGTCGACAAGGGGCAGGTGGAGGCCGCACGCGCATTGGGGCTGTCGCCTTACCTCACGTTTCGCCACGTCATCCTTAAGCCCGCCATGGCGGCGGTTTATCCAGCGCTGACGAGCCAGTTCATCCTGGTTATGCTAGCGACCAGCGTTGTCTCGGTGATTTCCATTCCCGAACTGACGGGCGTCGCCAATGATATACAGGGCCTCACCTTCCGTAGCCTTGAAGCATTCCTGATCGTCGCCGTGATTTATCTCGGCCTGACGGCAGCCTTCAAAGGGCTGTTCACAGTCTTCGACCGCACCTTGTTTGCCTTCAAATATGTCGGGCGTTGA
- a CDS encoding GntR family transcriptional regulator — protein MASFVRATLADQAYRELRTRILNGQLAGGRRLLPEELAVELSISPTPIKEALLRLEADGLVVSPLRKGAVVRRFTSAEVEEIYEARIMIEMNAVHKLFDRQQMTPEFVASLEQTLDRHAHFAQLDTPDDLAMALVFDREFHQKIILAAGNSLVAEWHMRLLEQTHTTFIYNAWDHIRSVGEHRKVIEAIAGGSLEQTCEALEFHLQCSRRDALASVAAALESESDGA, from the coding sequence ATGGCAAGCTTCGTCCGTGCTACATTGGCTGATCAGGCCTACCGCGAATTGCGGACCCGCATTCTCAACGGTCAGTTGGCCGGTGGGCGGCGGTTGTTGCCGGAAGAGCTGGCGGTCGAGTTATCGATTAGCCCCACGCCCATCAAGGAGGCGTTGCTGCGGCTGGAGGCTGACGGTCTCGTGGTTTCGCCGCTGCGCAAGGGCGCCGTCGTCAGGCGCTTCACCAGCGCGGAGGTGGAGGAGATCTACGAAGCGCGGATCATGATCGAGATGAATGCCGTGCATAAATTGTTCGACAGGCAACAGATGACGCCTGAATTCGTGGCATCTCTTGAGCAGACGCTGGATCGGCATGCCCATTTCGCGCAATTGGACACGCCCGATGATCTTGCGATGGCGCTTGTCTTTGATCGCGAGTTTCATCAGAAAATCATTCTGGCGGCAGGAAACTCTCTCGTCGCGGAGTGGCACATGCGTTTGCTCGAGCAGACGCATACGACCTTCATCTACAATGCGTGGGATCACATTCGTTCCGTCGGTGAGCACCGCAAGGTTATCGAGGCGATAGCCGGTGGATCGCTGGAGCAGACGTGCGAAGCCCTCGAATTCCATCTTCAGTGCAGTCGTAGGGATGCCCTGGCAAGCGTCGCGGCTGCTCTGGAAAGTGAAAGTGACGGAGCTTGA
- a CDS encoding UxaA family hydrolase, which translates to MRTDLTAPMRGFLRADGRKGIRNVVAVAYLVECAHHVAREIAWPFRDQDVHLIGFPGCYPNGYAQRMMEELCTHPNVGAVLLLSLGCESFDKYGLAHVVRQSGRPVETVVIQASGGTRASIAEGQSWVRAQLPILAAQEPVPMGIDELVVGTVCGGSDGTSGITGNPAAGRAFDQLVAEGAACIFEETGELIGCEHIMASRAVTPELGVILEQSVAKAARYYATLGYGSFAAGNADGGLSTIEEKSMGAYAKSGSSPIAGLIKPGDRPPRGGLYLLDVVPDGEVRFGFPNINDTAEIAELIACGSHAVLFVTGRGSVVGSAISPIIKICANPETYRRMAEDMDVDAGRVLAGEATLDDVGCEIRDFVVALGQGRRTKSEELGHREFALTYKSFEPIGPACLPAA; encoded by the coding sequence ATGAGGACCGATTTGACAGCGCCGATGCGTGGGTTCCTGCGAGCCGACGGACGAAAAGGCATCCGAAATGTCGTCGCGGTGGCCTATCTCGTTGAATGTGCGCACCATGTCGCCCGGGAAATCGCCTGGCCCTTCCGTGACCAGGACGTCCATCTCATCGGCTTTCCCGGCTGCTACCCTAACGGCTATGCGCAGCGCATGATGGAGGAACTGTGCACCCACCCAAACGTGGGCGCCGTGCTTCTGCTGTCGCTGGGATGCGAAAGCTTTGACAAGTATGGGCTTGCCCATGTGGTGCGCCAGAGCGGCCGGCCGGTCGAGACGGTCGTCATTCAAGCGAGCGGCGGCACCCGCGCCTCGATTGCCGAGGGGCAGTCCTGGGTGCGCGCGCAGTTGCCCATTCTTGCCGCGCAAGAGCCGGTGCCGATGGGGATAGACGAACTCGTCGTCGGCACAGTCTGCGGCGGGTCGGACGGAACGTCGGGCATCACAGGCAATCCCGCCGCGGGCCGCGCGTTCGATCAGCTCGTTGCGGAGGGCGCCGCGTGTATCTTCGAGGAAACGGGGGAGCTTATCGGCTGTGAGCACATCATGGCGAGCCGAGCCGTCACCCCGGAGCTGGGCGTTATCCTTGAGCAGAGCGTAGCGAAGGCCGCGCGATACTACGCGACATTGGGATATGGCTCCTTCGCTGCCGGGAATGCAGATGGCGGTTTGTCCACCATCGAGGAAAAATCGATGGGTGCCTATGCGAAATCCGGCTCGTCGCCGATCGCTGGGCTCATCAAGCCTGGGGACCGCCCGCCGCGCGGCGGCCTCTATCTCCTCGACGTGGTGCCGGACGGCGAGGTGCGTTTCGGATTTCCGAATATCAATGACACGGCGGAAATCGCGGAGCTCATCGCATGCGGCAGCCATGCGGTTCTCTTCGTGACGGGGCGCGGCTCGGTCGTTGGGTCCGCCATATCGCCCATCATCAAGATCTGCGCCAATCCGGAAACCTATCGCCGCATGGCCGAGGATATGGATGTCGACGCTGGCCGTGTCCTGGCCGGGGAGGCGACGCTCGATGATGTCGGGTGCGAGATCCGAGATTTCGTGGTGGCGCTTGGCCAAGGCCGGCGCACCAAATCAGAAGAACTTGGTCACCGTGAGTTCGCGCTGACCTACAAGAGTTTTGAGCCTATCGGGCCGGCCTGCTTGCCCGCTGCCTGA
- a CDS encoding RraA family protein yields the protein MTDNLTARLERCYTGVVHDVMRAMGLKEFTLPAELRPNMPEKVLAGPAFTIDGRVDPNADPHQTLLEWTGLLSKAKSGHVWVSQPNDRVVANMGELSAETLKNKGVLGCIADGYVRDSNFLLALEFQTWSRGYTPRDIVGYWLPRAFDVDIRIGDVVIAPGDYMIGDRDGLIRIPQTRVEEIVAAAEQAITTENLVRKAILEGVDPQEAYLRFGKF from the coding sequence ATGACCGACAATCTCACCGCGCGGTTGGAACGTTGCTACACAGGTGTTGTTCATGACGTTATGCGCGCCATGGGTTTGAAAGAATTCACCCTGCCCGCGGAATTAAGACCCAATATGCCTGAGAAGGTTCTTGCCGGCCCTGCTTTTACCATCGACGGCCGCGTCGATCCGAATGCGGATCCGCACCAGACATTGCTGGAATGGACCGGCCTTCTCTCAAAGGCCAAATCCGGCCATGTCTGGGTGTCGCAGCCGAATGACCGCGTCGTGGCCAATATGGGCGAGTTGTCCGCCGAGACATTGAAGAATAAGGGCGTGCTCGGTTGTATTGCGGACGGCTATGTCCGTGACAGCAATTTCCTTTTGGCTTTGGAGTTCCAGACGTGGTCGCGCGGCTATACACCCCGTGACATCGTTGGCTACTGGCTGCCGCGCGCTTTTGATGTCGATATCAGGATCGGCGATGTCGTGATCGCGCCCGGTGACTACATGATCGGTGATCGCGACGGGCTGATCCGCATCCCACAGACGCGGGTCGAGGAGATCGTCGCAGCCGCGGAACAGGCGATCACGACGGAAAATCTAGTCCGTAAGGCCATTCTGGAGGGCGTTGATCCCCAGGAAGCCTATCTGCGCTTTGGGAAGTTCTGA
- a CDS encoding enolase C-terminal domain-like protein, producing the protein MKISDIEVRCCRRLPEAFDAGAFRTGDFSAFQFLAVTMKTDEGLSATTFGFAGRSAEGAGKLIADTLRPFMLGRDPRDREKAWHEFRTADRWWGHLPIYGYGPFDTLQWLLSAEAAGQPLYKYLGAYREDVPVYGSSMILSKPEDYAKEALRAKAEGLKAYKLHTPGKDLEEDLEAHRLVREAVGPDFTLMSDPVSTFNLEQAIRFGRALEALGYYWYEEPLYDEDVHALRELTRTLEIPLVGTEVLAKHPYSIAECIATRVVDRVRADVSWTGGVTGVMKTARLAEAFGVNCEIHTSIFHPAEIVNLHCCAAVKNCDFFELLYPVEGFAFGLKDPLPIENGLAKLPSRPGLGVELDWDDIDRCTVAIV; encoded by the coding sequence ATGAAGATCAGCGATATCGAAGTACGCTGCTGCCGGCGGCTGCCAGAAGCATTCGATGCGGGTGCGTTTCGTACGGGCGATTTCTCGGCGTTTCAGTTCCTGGCCGTCACCATGAAAACGGATGAGGGGCTGAGCGCCACGACTTTCGGATTCGCCGGCCGTTCGGCAGAAGGCGCGGGTAAGCTTATTGCCGACACTTTGAGGCCGTTCATGCTGGGACGCGATCCGCGCGATCGGGAAAAGGCGTGGCATGAGTTTCGGACGGCTGACCGCTGGTGGGGCCATTTGCCCATCTACGGCTATGGTCCGTTCGATACGCTGCAGTGGCTCTTGTCCGCCGAGGCCGCCGGCCAGCCGCTTTACAAGTATCTCGGCGCCTATAGGGAAGATGTTCCTGTCTACGGCAGCTCGATGATCCTTTCGAAGCCGGAGGATTACGCCAAGGAGGCGCTGCGTGCCAAGGCGGAAGGGCTGAAAGCCTATAAGCTGCATACGCCCGGCAAGGATCTGGAAGAGGATCTCGAGGCCCACCGTCTCGTCCGCGAGGCTGTGGGTCCCGATTTCACGCTGATGTCGGATCCCGTCTCGACATTCAATCTTGAGCAGGCGATCCGCTTCGGGCGCGCGTTGGAGGCGCTCGGCTACTACTGGTATGAAGAGCCTCTCTACGACGAGGATGTCCATGCGCTGCGCGAGCTGACGCGCACTCTCGAGATACCATTGGTCGGCACGGAAGTGCTCGCCAAGCATCCCTACAGCATCGCTGAATGCATCGCGACCCGTGTTGTCGATCGCGTGCGTGCTGACGTCTCATGGACTGGGGGTGTTACCGGCGTCATGAAAACAGCGCGCTTGGCGGAAGCTTTCGGCGTCAATTGCGAAATCCATACGTCGATTTTCCATCCCGCAGAAATCGTCAATCTCCATTGCTGTGCCGCAGTGAAGAACTGTGATTTCTTTGAGCTGCTCTATCCCGTCGAGGGATTTGCGTTCGGCCTGAAGGACCCGCTGCCGATTGAAAACGGCCTCGCCAAGCTGCCGTCACGGCCTGGACTCG
- a CDS encoding mandelate racemase/muconate lactonizing enzyme family protein produces the protein MKITAVEPFILHLPLTASSISDSTHNITHWGVVGARVTTDTGLEGFGFTGTHAHLPSDRLITACIRDCYAPLLVGEDATEHARLWTKLARYPALQWVGRAGITHLALAAVDIALWDLRAKQAQLPLWRYLGGAHHASVEAYNTDIGWLSFSLEQILDGTKRAVEVEGFQRIKIKVGHDNPMTDIARLTAIRRAAGPEIRIAIDGNGKWDLPTCLRFCAAAKDLDIFWFEEPMWYDDVGSHASLARATSIPVALGEQLYTLDAFRAFIEAGAVHYVQPDVTRLGGITEYIQVADLAHAHRLPIAPHAGEMSQVHVHLSFWHPAASILEYIPWIKDHFEEPIAVRDGLYVRPEQPGAGTTPLATSLAGFSKPIA, from the coding sequence ATGAAGATTACAGCCGTAGAGCCTTTCATCCTTCATCTGCCGCTGACTGCGAGCTCCATCTCGGATTCCACCCATAACATCACACACTGGGGCGTTGTCGGCGCGCGGGTCACGACAGATACAGGCCTCGAAGGCTTCGGTTTCACGGGCACCCATGCCCATCTCCCTTCCGACCGGCTGATCACCGCCTGTATCCGCGACTGCTATGCGCCACTGCTGGTTGGCGAAGACGCGACGGAGCATGCAAGGCTCTGGACGAAGCTCGCGCGTTATCCCGCGTTGCAGTGGGTGGGACGTGCCGGCATCACGCATCTTGCGCTCGCGGCGGTCGATATCGCCCTGTGGGATCTCAGGGCGAAGCAGGCCCAGCTGCCGCTGTGGCGATATCTGGGCGGCGCCCACCACGCCAGCGTGGAAGCCTACAACACGGACATCGGCTGGCTGTCTTTTTCTCTTGAGCAGATTCTCGACGGCACCAAACGCGCGGTCGAGGTGGAGGGCTTCCAGCGCATCAAGATCAAAGTCGGCCACGACAATCCTATGACCGACATCGCGCGGCTAACGGCCATCAGACGGGCGGCCGGTCCGGAGATCCGGATCGCGATCGACGGCAACGGCAAATGGGACCTACCGACGTGCCTGCGGTTCTGCGCCGCCGCCAAGGATCTTGATATCTTCTGGTTCGAGGAGCCGATGTGGTACGACGATGTCGGCTCGCATGCGTCGCTCGCCCGCGCGACGAGCATCCCCGTCGCGCTCGGCGAGCAGCTTTACACGCTCGATGCCTTCCGCGCCTTCATCGAGGCCGGTGCCGTGCACTATGTTCAGCCGGACGTGACCCGTCTGGGCGGCATTACCGAATACATCCAAGTCGCGGACCTCGCCCATGCCCATCGCTTACCGATTGCCCCCCACGCAGGCGAGATGAGCCAGGTGCACGTGCATTTGTCGTTCTGGCATCCGGCCGCCAGCATTCTCGAGTATATCCCTTGGATCAAGGATCATTTCGAAGAGCCGATCGCGGTCAGGGATGGCCTCTACGTAAGGCCGGAGCAGCCCGGCGCCGGCACCACTCCCCTTGCCACGAGCCTGGCTGGGTTCAGCAAGCCCATCGCATAA
- a CDS encoding transporter substrate-binding domain-containing protein, translated as MLRVLKAAAVGLALVASAGVASAQNLLDDIVKRGTINVGVSLGTPPFGLTNDKMEPDGYDVGLAKIIARDLGVKLNVVDTVASNRIPNLTSGKIDIAISSFSVTPERAKAIAFTNTVYVDQQVFLTSKDSTLTSLADLKGKKIGVTRSTTNDIAVTKRAVEGTIIQRYDDDASTSQALLAGQVEGIVTSGGLAAAFMQRNPNLAVKFVVASAPMSIGLRRNEGDFLHWLNTTIFMAWTTGEIQELQKKWMGTVNTSLPTF; from the coding sequence ATGCTTCGTGTATTGAAAGCTGCTGCTGTCGGACTGGCGCTTGTCGCCTCGGCGGGCGTTGCATCCGCCCAAAACCTGCTGGACGACATCGTCAAGCGTGGAACGATCAATGTCGGCGTCAGTCTTGGCACGCCGCCCTTCGGTTTGACGAACGACAAGATGGAGCCGGATGGTTACGATGTCGGGCTCGCAAAAATCATCGCACGCGATCTCGGCGTGAAGTTGAATGTGGTCGATACGGTGGCTTCCAACCGTATTCCCAACTTGACCAGTGGAAAGATCGATATCGCTATTTCGTCGTTCTCGGTCACGCCGGAGCGCGCGAAAGCGATCGCCTTCACCAATACGGTTTATGTCGATCAGCAGGTCTTCCTGACGTCCAAAGACAGCACGCTGACCAGTCTGGCTGACCTCAAGGGCAAAAAGATCGGAGTGACACGATCCACGACCAATGATATCGCGGTGACAAAGCGCGCGGTCGAGGGCACGATCATCCAGCGCTATGACGATGACGCCTCCACGAGCCAGGCCCTGCTCGCGGGTCAAGTGGAGGGCATTGTAACAAGCGGCGGGTTGGCCGCCGCATTCATGCAGCGCAATCCCAATCTTGCTGTCAAATTCGTGGTCGCTTCCGCGCCGATGAGCATCGGGCTGCGTCGCAATGAAGGTGATTTCCTGCATTGGCTGAACACGACCATCTTCATGGCATGGACCACGGGTGAGATTCAGGAACTTCAGAAGAAGTGGATGGGAACCGTCAATACATCTCTACCGACCTTCTAA